Sequence from the Pirellulales bacterium genome:
TTCGATCAGGCTGACCCTAATCTGATCGTGCCGCAACGCGACGTCACCGGTACGCCCCCCCAAGCGCTCTACCTGATGAACAGCACGTTCATGCTCGAAAACGCCGAGCAACTGGCCACGCGGTTGCTTACCGAACGATCCGATGCCGAACGGGTCGATCTGTTGTACCGATTAACATTGGGGCGTGCGGCTACCTCGGCCGAGCGGAACCGCATTCTTGTTTTTGTCCGTTCACCGCGCGACGATAATGCGACGCCGCTCGACCTGTGGACTTTGGTGTCGCAGGCCGTGTTGTCGATGCCGGAATTCCGTTTTGTATTTTGAGCGCTAGGGACAATCGCGCACGACTGTAGCACCGGCGGGTACTGCCCCGTTCGAAGTGAGAACATGACGCCATGACCCACATACCGCAGAACCTGCGACTGCCGGACGCTTTGCCTGCCATTGCTCCCGTCACGATTTCGCGCAGGCAATTGTTGCAAACTGCGGCAGGTGGATTCGGCTATCTAGCGCTGGCTGCGCTTACGACACAAGCCGGGCAAACAACTAACTCGCTCGTGCCAGGTCCCCTTGCGCCCAAAACCGGTCAT
This genomic interval carries:
- a CDS encoding DUF1553 domain-containing protein → FDQADPNLIVPQRDVTGTPPQALYLMNSTFMLENAEQLATRLLTERSDAERVDLLYRLTLGRAATSAERNRILVFVRSPRDDNATPLDLWTLVSQAVLSMPEFRFVF